The DNA segment aacttagctccttgcactacagataaaactaattaatctttttattgaaatggctggaaaagaaaactacctcaggttgggttgcctcccaacaagcacttctttattaTCGTTAGCTTGACATTGAGCCTTCattagggtggttgatgactGTAGTGTCTCAGCTTGTCTCCCCTCACTGTGAGCTTCCTTCCAGTGCATTTATGTTCAATTTCTGCATGCTCCAGTGAGAATATCCTACTGACAGTGTAGTAGTCATCAGCTTGTTGGTTTGTTCCCAACTATTGGTAGATTAACTGTACTTTATCTCCCTTTGAAAGTCCCTCAGTTGGGACCTTTTTGTTCTTCCACCCCTTTTgagcctttttcttgcttttctttcttttttgtgttGATCTTTTCTTCTTTGACAGTGGACTGCATTTTGGGACTTTCCTTCTCAGTGATTAACACTTCAATTTCTTTTAGCTTTTCCTCATTACTCTGCTCAGTCTCCTTCTCCTTTTGTTCTGCCTTGttgcttgtttcttgctttggaAGGGAATTAATGAGTGTCTTGTTGGTTTCTTCCTTCCACTGTAAGTCTTCTCTGTTGATCTCCATGCattctttcttttcatcataGTGCTGTGTTTCTGGAAAGACATTTAGAGTAATACTTTCATCATGCATTCTCAAGGTCAATTCCCCTTGTTTCACATCTATAATAGCCCTTGCTGTAGtcaagaatggtcttcctagtATGATGGAATCACTTCCTTCCTTATCTAGGTCcagaatcacaaagtctgcaGGGAATATAAACTTATCCACTTTGACCAAAAGGTTTTCAGTCACACCTTTGGGAAACACCACAGACTTGTCCACTAGCTCTAGTGACATCTGTATGGACTTTACCTCCTCTATGCATAGCCTTTTCATCAGAGACGAGGGcattagattgatgctagctcctAGGTCACACATTGCTTTATTGATGCTTATgttgccaatggtgcaaggtaggAAAAAACTTCCAGGGTCCTTCAGTTTTGGGGAAAGCCCTTTCTGGATtaatgcactgcattcttcagtgagcaaTATGGTTTCCTTCTCATGCcaacttctctttttttcgatAAGTTCCTTCAAGAATTTTGCATATAGAGGCATCTGCTCTAATGCCTCAGCCAGAGGGATATTAATCTCCAATTTCTTGAAGACTTCAAGGAGTTTGGGGAAGTGTTGatccttggtttccttgttGAACCTTTGAGGATATGGCAAGGGAGGTGTGAAAGTCTTCTCCACTTGCTTCTGTCTTTGAGATGGTCCTTCTATTGTTTCCTTCCCTTTTCTTGAGATTTGTGGCTGCTTCTCTTGATCATCCTTCTCTTTGAGCTTCTCTGATGTTTGCTTACTTGTTGTCACTTCTTTGTTGCTGGCTTCCTCTTTCTCTGTTGGCTTTTTGTTGCTTTCCATAGGCTTCTTAGTTGCCTCTTTGTCATTCACCAAGGTTCTCCCACTCCTTAGCTGTATagctttgcattcttctttaGGATTGGAATAGTGTCACTTGGAAGTGAGCTTGATGGCCTTTCAATCATAGCTTGCTTGGAAAGTTGTCCAATCTACCTTTATATATTTCTTATGGAAGCTTCATTGTTCTTGTTTGTAAGTTCTTGCTGTTTCATCATTTTTCCATCAATATCCTCAAGTTGGAgattctctgagagtcttgtgggATTTGTGGTTGGTTGTGAGTTGTTGAGGGTGAATGATAGTTATTTTGGTTGGTGGTTTGGTTATTGGATGGATAATAGTTGGAATTGGGgtagttgttttggggttttctatATGAATTTTGGTTATTGTTCTGCTGGTTGTAGTTCTGGTTGTTTcttgagttgttttggtttaattCTTTTGCCATAGCTGCTGGTTCTGGTTGTGGCTATCTCCCCATTTAAGgtttgggtggttcctccagGATAGGTTATAAGTGTCACCATAAACTTCATTTGATCCAGAACCTTAGTTGTGCATATAATTCACTTGTTCTTGCTGTTgatcttcacaagcttcttcactTTGCCCCCatgtggttgatggttggcttgtattCACTGCTGTAACTTAGAGGCCATCAATTCTCTTGGCCGTTTGCTCAAATTATTGCTGAATTTGCTGTTACATCACTTTGTGTTGAGCTAGGATTATGTCCCCTTCCAACTCTAGCACTCCtttcctttgtgatggttggcgctgcctttgatgagcaaagaaatattggttgttagccaccatatcaacGAGATTTTGGGCCTCCTCTGCAGTCTTCATTAATTGTAATGAGCCTCATGCTGAGTGATCTAATGCTTCTTGAGCCTTTAGAGTTAGTCCttcataaaaattctgaagTATGTCCCCTTTATTGAACATTTCAggaggacactttctgatcagggtcttgtatctctcccaagcctcATAGAATAAATCTCCATCCATCTGAGTGAATGTTTGGACCTCTGTTTTGAGCCTGATGATTCTTTGGGAATGATAGAATTTGGCTAAGAACTTGTTCAATAGATCTTTCCAAGTGTTGATGCTATCTTTTGGAAATGACTCCAACCATTGAGTAGTTTTGTCTCTgaggaaaaatgaaaatagtaaCAACTTGTAAATATCAGGatgcacaccattggttttgacagtgtcacaaatccttaGAAAAGTGGATAAgtgttgatttggatcttcaagtgggCCTCCTCCATAGGAGTAGTTGTTTtgtaccaaagtgatgagctgtggcttcaattcaaagttatttgcattgacattgggagtAAGGATGCCACTCCCATAATGCCTTGAATTTGCAAACGTGTAGGAAGCCAAAACTCTTCTCTGAAGTGGATTGTTATTGGCCACTCCTTCTGGTGGGTTAGAATGAGAATGATTCCCTTCCATTTCTTGATATTCTTCCTCAGGAGCTTCTTCACCAATGACTCCCTTCCCTTTGGcttctcttcttattcttctcaaAGTTCTTTCATCAAGATCACCAGAGTTGAGAACCTCTCTTCTTGCCTCTGTCATACAAATAAAATACaagaaacacacaaaaccagaaaACCAGTAACACTTTACTCTATTGCTAGAGTGAGGTCTTGTTAGCTTaagcaaaaaaaatcaaacagttagtgggttagtcaatgattaaagaaaaagaaaagaaaagtgcttaatctagaccaccaccttacttaatcattgtcaatctaatttAATCtctggcaacggtgccaaaaacttaatgtgtggaaaacgatccaacacaaaactcaccggcaagtgtactgggtcgcatcaagtagtaattactcacatgagtgaggtcgatcccacatggattgaaggattgagcaattttacttaggtggttgatttagtcaagcaaacaagtgttgatttgagtgatttgtatccaacagaagctaaattgcatgaaatttaaaGGGAGAAAGATAATTGACTGTAAATTAAAGGGCAAAGGAAGTAAagaagctgaatcttaaagtgcaagtaatataaATGACAGAAGCTTAGATTGCAAGGAATGTAGATTGCTTGAATCATAAAGGGCTTTGGGAGCTgggatttcaaaaattaaacaagaggAAGTAAATGACAATCAATAGAGAAGTAAAGGATGAATTAAAATGCAGTAGAtctaaacagaaaagaagaattgcTTAAAGAAgcaaaacagaaagtaaattcagTTCAATTGCAATAActaaaagagaagttgaagatctcaggagttgaataagactagagaacaagtctagatctcaattccttccttgatccaacagagaacaattgcataagaaaatagagatgaaAGCATTAAAGAGAACTTAGATCCAAATCACAATTCCTTGAAATAATGCAGAAAGTAAACAAAGAGAGATATcagatcaagaatgaaacagaattccttcaattctcaatccaagattTAAAACAAAGAATGAAGAGTGTAGAAGtaagaacaaagaagaagaaaactcaATTCTCTCTTCCAATTCCCAAACCCAAAGCTCAAAACTCAAATTCAGCTCtctaatgaaaattaaaagtgtctaaaaatcctaaaaggtAAGAAAAGGTAAAAAGAAGGTTTCTCTAAATCAAActaacttctatttatacacttcgtatttttggattttagaatttggggtgggctttttaattttgtgaagatttgaatttaattggaattttggttgaattttggcccatgggtACCACTCCTAGGGCAATGCTCGGTTGATGCCAAGAGCGCAGCATCCAAGCGTTGCTGGCCTTCCAAGTTTGTGTGACAAGCTCCTTTGGCAGCATCAGGGTAGCGCTCGGTTGTTGGTGAGGCGCAGCATCCATGTTGCTTGTGTGTGTCAAATTGGGTGCTCCAAGCTCCCTTGGCCGTGTCAAGCATTGCACCAAACTCCATTGGCGTGCCTCCCTTGTGTGCAAGCTTGCTAGCGATCGGTGAATGGAAAGAGCACAACTCTCTTTGCTTGGGGTGAGGCTTCAGATTCGAGCTCTGGTGGAAGCACTTATGTGCCAACTTTGAGGAACAACCAAGGGTAGCTCTCCTCCAGCTCCTTGGTTCGAACCTCCATGAATGCATTTCAGCCAATTTttgcttcttttccttcttccttcCCTAGGCACATGGGTTCGAACCTTGTGGCCTCCAATAGCAAACATTTCATCTTTAAATTGGAATGGAGCCCGATAAAGTTATTTGTGTTAACCGAGCATTGTCATTTTTGCCTTGCTTCTTTGGTGCTCGGTTAACAAGGAGAGCACAGCATTCCTTGCTTTGCTTTCTTAGCCTTGAGTAGGGCTCTCACAGAGAGCACTATAGCTTCTCCTTTGATGCGCCACGCTTTCCTTCTTCtgtaggccacgcttttcttcttccttaggccacgctttccttgtttctttctcttcttcacctacaagtaatcaaaacaaccaatcaaagtatcaccaaatttaCAAGGTTTGTAAATCATTCAAAACCCAATTAGTTTTAGCTTCAAGCTCATGATTTAGTGTCAAATAAaggatggttgattgattcaacaaaatcatgcaaatccacTCCAAACCACTTActtataatgcaagaaagtatataaaacctaatgaaacaagtgaaaaatgcttgaaaagctagcataagatgacttgtcatcaatgtgTTGGTAGCTAGAGTTCTACATTTAATTGATTAAGTGTTTTTTTGTTTACAAACAAAAAAAGGCTCTTGGAAAGTTTTTACAATTAGAATCTACacctttttcaaataatatcacTTATAATTGGTGTTTATTTTAAAGCTCATGTATGAAATTGCGGCGGTTTAAAATTGTcgcatttttaaaaaaaaatcctcaTAAATTTGTGGCAGTTTTAAATAGtcgcaatttttttaaaatccacTTACCAAAATACCGCAAATTCAAATTATCTGATTTGCAGCGGTTGTGCCAGCGATTTCTCAGAATCACCACAGAATCAAATCTCCACCCCCTAATAGGCAACGTTTGTTGAACCGCTGGAATTTTATTTCGCGACGGTTAAAAACCGCCGCAAAGCCCTAAAAAACCGCCACTATTCAGCGTGTCTCTTGTAATGACTGTATAAATACTCCACTCTACATAGGTATTTCTCAACTCTAATTTACTCAAACATGCATAAAGTCCTTACTAACTTAAGTATTGGAGTCCCTTACAGGTACTACCTCCTTTTTCACTCAAAGACCTTGAATTGTTTTGCCCTATTAGAAAAGACATTGATACCACCACTAAAAGGAGTCCGGACCACATGATCAGGCCCAAATAACTAGTTTCAGTTAACCTCGAAACAACTGCAataccaaaagaaaagaaagaagagaaggagaaataaaaaaaaaacacaatactagcaacaacaacaaaagaaagactATGTGGAGGAAaggcatgaagaagaagaaggaacacgaagaaaaagaagtgtGTGATTCACGCGTATATTGTATGAGTAATTTTTGTTGGATTTGGACTAACTTGATTGGATTTGATTGGCAATAATGCTTGAATGTATAGTGGAACTGATTATAAatgactttaatttaaatttatttgattaaattttggatgtttgattataattttaattttatctttaaatatAAATGTTATAAATGTACGAGTATATATTCAAATAAGTCTATAAAAAATTTTGCGTCAGATGTTTTTATGccatgaaaaaattattttgttgagatctctaaattttataaaaataagatatataagTGATTCTATCTCACTTTTAAAGACTTATTTGtctaagtaaaaataataaaattaactaaaataaaaatctatatatcttatttttataaaattcaaaaatgtcAATATAATACATTTTTTTGGGATGAAAACACCGAAGGCAAAATTTCATAAGGAACtattttggtatatatatagGCTATACATCCATGTAATTTTCCATCAAAATTCATCCAAGCTTGCCCGATACCAAAAAAATCCAATCTCATTAATTGAAACGTGAAATACACGTGCCCCAAACCCCCGAAACGATAACATTCATTCACGCCTTGAATTTGAAACAACGTTCCTTCTTCAACCTTGAAATTGCTACTGGAGAACTTCGAATCTCTCTCAAAATCTCTCAAACTTTACTCGTGTTCTTTGCCGAAACTGGTTCTACTGAAGAATCGCGAGAAGATttcgaaagaaagaagaaaaaacaaatgaaaacatgAATAGAGACTATGAAAGGTATGATAAAAACTACTGTTCATTTAAAATCTGGCAATCTCGCGTACTCCTAATTGCATTTTAGGTTTACTGGATTGAGTTGCTTCATTTAGTAGATCAACTTAttcttattcaatttttttgcgTAACTAGGGCATAGGAATGGAAAtgtgttcttatttttattcagTTCAGTGGAGTTGTTtattttgattcacttgattgttagtgtgttcaattgagttcttttgcatgcagaaatgcttttcttgctgattgaatgtttatcacattttattcaGAACATGAATGATATTCTGTTCAGTGGAGTTAGTCATTTTCATTCATTTGATTGTTAAGTATTCAGTTGAGTCCTTTTAcatgcaaaaatatttttcttgatgattgaatatttatcacgttttattcagAACATAAATGGTGTTCGGTTTAGTGGAGCTAGTaatcttcattcacttgattgttagtaTATCCAGTTGAGTTCAGTTGAGTCCTTTTGCatgcagaaatatttttttaataattaaatatttatcacatttttttcaaaacatgAATGGTGTTCAATTAAGTGGAGTAGgtcatttttattcatttgattGTTAAGTGTTCAATTGAGTCCTTTTGCCTGGaaaaatctttttcttgatgattgaatattt comes from the Arachis duranensis cultivar V14167 chromosome 7, aradu.V14167.gnm2.J7QH, whole genome shotgun sequence genome and includes:
- the LOC107458692 gene encoding uncharacterized protein LOC107458692 — protein: MESNKKPTEKEEASNKEVTTSKQTSEKLKEKDDQEKQPQISRKGKETIEGPSQRQKQVEKTFTPPLPYPQRFNKETKDQHFPKLLEVFKKLEINIPLAEALEQMPLYAKFLKELIEKKRSWHEKETILLTEECSALIQKGLSPKLKDPGSFFLPCTIGNISINKAMCDLGASINLMPSSLMKRLCIEEVKSIQMSLELVDKSVVFPKGVTENLLVKVDKFIFPADFVILDLDKEGSDSIILGRPFLTTARAIIDVKQGELTLRMHDESITLNVFPETQHYDEKKECMEINREDLQWKEETNKTLINSLPKQETSNKAEQKEKETEQSNEEKLKEIEVLITEKESPKMQSTVKEEKINTKKKEKQEKGSKGVEEQKGPN